One Streptomyces sp. CG4 genomic window, GCAGTGGCTTTCGCCCGTGCCCGCTCTACGCGCTGGCTTCGGGCTGGGTTGCCGCGAGGTCGTTGAGGGCGCCGTTCACGACGTACCAGGACACGGTGAGCGTGTCGCGGTCGGGAGTGTGCGCCTCGCGGAACTCACGCCGTGGGTGGACGAAATTGCGGTACTCGCGCAGGGTCTGGCTGTGGCGTTCCATGTCGACGTCGATCCAGCCCGCCTTGTGACAGATGTCGATGAGGGCCTTGAGGCCGATGAAGTCGGGGTCCTTGTTGCGCAGCAGGGAGGCGTCGCGCTCCTCGATCACCGTAAGCAAGACGCCCTCGAGGAGGCTGCCCAGCATGATGATGGCCGCGACGTGAGCCCCGTTGGCGTAGCAGGTGCGGGCTTCGTCCAGACGGCGCTGGAGCAGCGCGGCCATCTGTGGTTCACGGATGATCTCGGCCATGGTGGCCTTGAGCTCTACCGGCGCCTGCTGGCCCGGGTGTGCCATGGCCGGATCGCAGACGACGACCCTGGGTCGGCCTCCGGGGTTCTCCAGGCGGAAGCCTTCGTGGACCAAGAAGGCGTTGACCGCGTTGACGACGGCCGGGAGAACGTCGGGTTCTTCGAGGTACTCGCGTGCGTCCGCGAGTCTGAGGAGCACCTTCTCCAGTTCGGTGGGGTTCTCGCGACGTTCCATGAGTAGCTGAAGTGCCCACTCGCCCCGGTACTCGCCGTCGTACTCAGGCACGTTGCGCCACCCGGCGTCCTCCAGGAACTGGGTGATCTCGAAGCCCCTGCGGTAGTAGAGATGGTCGTCGCCGCAGATGACGCGGGCCAGCTCCTTCAAGGTGTTGCCGTCGAGTGGGCCCAGAACGGTTTCCTGCGTCATGCGGCGTTGTCCTCCGTGGTGTCGTTGTCGATTTGGTCGTCGTAACTGTCGTCGGTCTGTTCGTCCCCGGTGCCCTCGTCATCGGTGAGCCCGTCGTCCGAGGAGAGATCGAGTGGCTTCCACGCGGCGTTGGAGCCGACCGGCTGGGTGGCTGTCGCGGACCGCGTGTAGTTCGCGGGCCGGATCCCCTGGCGGTTGAGTTCTTCCCACAGGCCGTCGAGTGCCGCGGCGGGATCGAAGCGGAAGTCGCTCTCACGTATCCGCCAGAACTTCCATCCCACGCGCTTCAGTTCGCGGTCCCGCCGTTGATCGCTCTCGATCTGCTCCCGCGTGGCGTGGTGGAAGGCGTCGCCATCGCATTCCACGGCCAGCCGACCGCGGGCCCCCACCACCACCAGGTCGATGCGCTTGCTGCCGGCCGGAAACTGCGGGACCACGTGGTAACCCCGCTCCTTGATCTCCAGGTACACCTGCTGTTCGAAGAGCGAGTCGAAGGGAGCCCTCCGGACATCGGGCAGCACCGGTCCGATGTCGTCGGTGGCCTCCAGAGCAGCGGGTGGGTTCTCCATGTACGTCAGGAGGTTGAGCCGCAGGTCGTGCGGCTTGAGACGGTCGGGTGGGACCGAGTAGAAGAGCCACATCTGGTCCTGAGCCCGACTGGCGGCGACGTTGTACGCCTGCTGCTCGCTCTTGTTCCCACCCGCTGCGCGCGGCGGGTTCGTCACGACCATGGACAGCAGGATGACGTGGCGCTCGTCCCCCTGGAACGAGGCCGCGTTACCCACGCGAATCTGGTGGCGCTCGCGCACGGTGGCCGGCAGACGCTGCTCGATGAGGGCCTCCAGGAACTTGGTCTGTCCGAAGCCCTGGAGCACGATCACGCCCATGGTCTTGTCCTGGTAGACGGGGTCCTTGGCCAGGCGGGCCAGGCAGTCGACGATCGCCTCGGCCTCCTTGGGGTTGTGGACACGGCTGTCTCGGCCCGCAACCACGGCGCCTTCGACGAAGTGGGTACGCAATGGGTCGAGGCGTTCGGCGCCGTACTGGCGCAGGGGCAGAAGCTTGTGGTCGTAGAAGGTGCTGGAGGACCAGTTGATGATCTCGGGCACACAGCGGAAGTGCTCTTCGAGGCGGATCACCTGCGGAAAGAAGTTGCACAGCAACTGGTAGAGGTTGGCGTGCGGCATATAGAGCTGGCGCAGCCGGGTGGGCATGTCTGGCAGATGGGCGGCCAGCTTGTCCTGGATGGCCTGCAGACGGCCCTGGCCCGTGACGGCGGGCGCACACTGCTTGTCATCACCGACGACGATTACTCGGGGAGCCAGCCACAGGAGGAACAACGCGTCCATGCCCGCTTGGCTGGCCTCGTCGACGATGACGACGTCGAAGGCGTCCCGCTTCGCCTGCACCATCTCGGCGACCTGTGGGATGGGCATGACCCATGCGGGAACCGCGCCCTGGGCCACGGACATCGCATCGCGCGCCGCGGCTCGGAAGCGTCCTGCATGCCGCCCCTTGCCCTTGCCGACGGACGACATGTGCGTCCGGTACGCCTGGAGCGCCGAGTGCTGTTCCTGTGTCATCCGCTCCAAGCAGTGCAACCGCCCCCAAGCCGCGGCGAGTTCACCGGTCACATGCTCCAGCCGGGCTTCGTGCTCGCTGAGGTCGCCTTCGAGTTTGCGCTCCAGACCGGGCGTGCGCTGTTTGTCCATGAACTGCGAAGCCTTTGCCCATGCCCACGCCCGTTCCAGGGACCCCAGCCGTTCCTCCCAGTAGGGATCGTCGGTGCTGTCGACGAGGCGGCCTGCGAGCAAAGGGTGGTCGGCGCGTAGGGCGCCCAGCAGTTCGGTGCACCGACGCGTGCGGTGCTCCCGCCGGTGCGCTGCGGCCAGTGCATCTATGGCCTCGGTATAGGTGTCCACGTCCTGGTCGCGAAGTGCCTGTGCGAGAGCCATGGACTCCGTTGATGGCTGGGCGCCATTGACGGGGGTACGAAGGAGTTCGTCCCACGCGGCAAGTTGCGCCACCGCCTCATCGGCGGCGCGTCGGCCATGGAGCGCAGCGACGCCGGCGTTGAAGTTCTGCCACGTCCGGCGGGAGGCGATCGCCAGGCGCACACCGTGACGTACGAGAAGCTCGTCGACGCGGTCCCGTGCCGAGCCGAATGCCTGTACGTGCTCTAGGCACTCGGTGCGTGCGCTCAGTGCGGCCAGCCGTACCTCCACGTCTCCCGGGGGGAGCGCGGCATTTGCCTGTTGCCAGCGTGTGGCCGCGCCAGCGAGGGCGGAGTGGGCCCGCAGGTGTGCCAGTACGGCGTCCAGGTCCTCCGCCGTCTGCGGCCCACGGCCGTCGACGGTGCAGGAGTCCAGCAACTCCCGGGCGTTCTTCTGCGCCTTGCTCGGAAACCGCGGGCGCAGAGTCTTGCCTGTGGCCAGATGGGCCCGGAGCGCGGCGCCGACGGTCGCCAGCTGGCTGGCCTTCTGGGCGGTCAGGTCCTCGGGCACGGTCACCAAGCGCAGGCCCAGCGCGTCCAGGTCCCGCGCGACCTCGCGGATGTCGTCGGTGACAGCTGCCACGCGCTGCCACAGCCCGAGGTCGGATCGGGAGAGCCGGTCCGTCAGCGCCCGAGTGATCCAGGAATCCGGATCCCAGCGTGTGGCGTCGGCAGGCACCCCGAGGTGATGAAGGGCCGTCTCGCAGCCATCCAGCAGCGAGGCCAGTTCGGCGGTCACGGACGCGTCGAGATGAGCGAGTACGTTCCGGATCTCGACGGCCTCCGCGGACAGACCCTCGTCGCTGAGGCGGCTGGCCACGAAGACGTCCGCGATGTGCCGGGGCGAAGGAAGCTCGTCAGGGGCAGGCAACACCCCGCCCACCCGCGGCTGACCCGCGCCGTCACGCAGCAGCAGGAGGAGTTCCTGGGCTTGCTCGGAGGCCAGCGGAGGGGAGTCCTCGGCGGTGTCCGGGAGAGGGCTGATCCACTCGAACTCCTTGGTCCCGGTGTGGACCCGCTCCACGATCTCGGCGAGCGTTCCCGCGTATCCCGGTGCCACGCTCCGATGCCGATACTCAGCCTCTCGGAGCGAGATCACCTGCTCCGTGAGCGTCTCGATCCGTCCTCGTACCTCGTCCCGTTCGCCGGCGAGGCGGCGGATCTCGGCACGTAGTTCGTCAGG contains:
- a CDS encoding AAA domain-containing protein; this translates as MVHSSHQRQRDDQSRDRLWLARLPEPVRRPAPRDDGVLLILDHVPQSAPPDLPASLDGWVEPTRCLDPDGGDPPLAEEGPGRELVRVADERERLEEEGTLRREEAGDVLRAYGTWLDRWRRWAERERAERPLRELYDRVYAWHQKLAQEDDQTELILGIGLLTWAGPNEDTVHRHLFTHRVETSVDRRTAKLTVRLSSESALRLEDQDFLDSDDGWVRERGAALSEEITARGMDPLGPEALEQLAQWQERAITRPMGFSAAWEPPRAPEPGARLTYAPALVMRPRNLNSLLRFYDQIAEAVASEGRAPLGLAQMAMTIETDDRSAWDGTQRAPLFGDDPLFPGKTNAQQRSVLGRLERDTGVVVQGPPGTGKTHTIANLVSALLAQGQRVLVTSARDQALTVLRDKLPTSVRDLCVLLLSSTRHDGAGELERTINALTDQVATSDPDELRAEIRRLAGERDEVRGRIETLTEQVISLREAEYRHRSVAPGYAGTLAEIVERVHTGTKEFEWISPLPDTAEDSPPLASEQAQELLLLLRDGAGQPRVGGVLPAPDELPSPRHIADVFVASRLSDEGLSAEAVEIRNVLAHLDASVTAELASLLDGCETALHHLGVPADATRWDPDSWITRALTDRLSRSDLGLWQRVAAVTDDIREVARDLDALGLRLVTVPEDLTAQKASQLATVGAALRAHLATGKTLRPRFPSKAQKNARELLDSCTVDGRGPQTAEDLDAVLAHLRAHSALAGAATRWQQANAALPPGDVEVRLAALSARTECLEHVQAFGSARDRVDELLVRHGVRLAIASRRTWQNFNAGVAALHGRRAADEAVAQLAAWDELLRTPVNGAQPSTESMALAQALRDQDVDTYTEAIDALAAAHRREHRTRRCTELLGALRADHPLLAGRLVDSTDDPYWEERLGSLERAWAWAKASQFMDKQRTPGLERKLEGDLSEHEARLEHVTGELAAAWGRLHCLERMTQEQHSALQAYRTHMSSVGKGKGRHAGRFRAAARDAMSVAQGAVPAWVMPIPQVAEMVQAKRDAFDVVIVDEASQAGMDALFLLWLAPRVIVVGDDKQCAPAVTGQGRLQAIQDKLAAHLPDMPTRLRQLYMPHANLYQLLCNFFPQVIRLEEHFRCVPEIINWSSSTFYDHKLLPLRQYGAERLDPLRTHFVEGAVVAGRDSRVHNPKEAEAIVDCLARLAKDPVYQDKTMGVIVLQGFGQTKFLEALIEQRLPATVRERHQIRVGNAASFQGDERHVILLSMVVTNPPRAAGGNKSEQQAYNVAASRAQDQMWLFYSVPPDRLKPHDLRLNLLTYMENPPAALEATDDIGPVLPDVRRAPFDSLFEQQVYLEIKERGYHVVPQFPAGSKRIDLVVVGARGRLAVECDGDAFHHATREQIESDQRRDRELKRVGWKFWRIRESDFRFDPAAALDGLWEELNRQGIRPANYTRSATATQPVGSNAAWKPLDLSSDDGLTDDEGTGDEQTDDSYDDQIDNDTTEDNAA